From the uncultured Trichococcus sp. genome, one window contains:
- a CDS encoding replication-associated recombination protein A translates to MKQPLAYRMRPVHIDEVIGQSHLVGENKIIRRMVDAKMLSSMILYGPPGIGKTSIASAIAGSTHSAFRQLNAATDTKKDLQIVVEEAKFSGQVILLLDEVHRLDKPKQDFLLPHLESGQVILIGATTENPYISISPAIRSRTQIFELKSLTTQDVILALERAIADEKRGLGKEKIVIDEDALLHFARSTMGDVRGSLNALELAALSTKPDADGTIRITLEIAEECVQKKALVHDKNGDAHYDVISAFQKSIRGSDVDAAMHYLARLLEAGELLIACRRLMVCAYEDIGLGNPQAVARTVLAVQAAEKLGLPEARIPLANAVVDLALSPKSNSAYLALDSALADVRAGKSGDIPDSLRDAHYSGANKLGRGIGYQYPHDFPDHWVKQQYLPDVLKGRRYYEPASTGKYEQALANQLQNRFNKDS, encoded by the coding sequence ATGAAACAACCTTTAGCATACCGTATGCGTCCCGTACATATCGATGAAGTCATCGGCCAAAGTCATCTGGTGGGCGAAAACAAAATCATCCGCCGCATGGTCGATGCCAAGATGCTTTCCTCCATGATACTGTACGGTCCACCGGGAATCGGCAAAACCAGCATCGCGAGCGCCATCGCCGGATCGACCCATTCGGCATTTCGGCAATTGAATGCCGCCACCGACACAAAAAAAGACCTTCAGATCGTCGTGGAGGAAGCCAAATTTTCCGGCCAGGTAATCCTCTTGTTGGATGAAGTGCATCGTTTGGACAAGCCCAAGCAGGATTTTCTGCTGCCGCACCTTGAAAGCGGCCAGGTCATCCTGATCGGCGCCACCACCGAAAATCCATACATCAGCATCAGTCCCGCAATCCGGAGCCGGACCCAAATTTTCGAATTGAAGTCCCTGACGACTCAAGACGTCATATTGGCGCTGGAACGTGCCATTGCGGATGAAAAGCGCGGTTTGGGGAAAGAAAAGATTGTGATCGACGAAGACGCCTTGCTTCATTTCGCCAGGAGCACAATGGGTGACGTCCGCGGTTCGCTCAATGCCCTGGAATTGGCGGCCCTGTCAACCAAACCGGATGCGGACGGGACCATCCGCATCACCTTGGAAATTGCCGAGGAGTGCGTCCAAAAGAAGGCGCTGGTCCACGATAAGAATGGCGATGCCCATTACGATGTCATATCGGCATTCCAAAAATCGATCCGGGGAAGCGATGTCGATGCGGCCATGCATTATCTGGCCAGGCTGCTGGAAGCCGGCGAATTGCTGATCGCCTGCAGACGGTTGATGGTCTGTGCCTACGAAGATATCGGCTTAGGCAATCCGCAAGCTGTGGCTCGGACTGTTTTGGCCGTTCAGGCTGCGGAAAAGTTGGGTTTGCCGGAAGCCCGGATTCCCTTGGCCAACGCTGTCGTCGATCTGGCCCTTTCGCCGAAATCCAATTCGGCTTATCTTGCCTTGGACAGCGCTTTGGCGGACGTGCGCGCCGGAAAGTCCGGCGACATACCGGATAGCTTGCGCGATGCCCATTACAGCGGAGCAAATAAGTTGGGCCGCGGAATCGGCTATCAATACCCTCACGATTTCCCGGATCACTGGGTCAAACAACAATATTTGCCGGACGTGCTCAAAGGTCGCCGCTACTACGAACCCGCATCGACAGGTAAATATGAACAAGCCTTAGCCAACCAATTGCAGAATCGCTTCAACAAAGATTCCTGA
- the gshAB gene encoding bifunctional glutamate--cysteine ligase GshA/glutathione synthetase GshB → MTDFKEIIVTHKLSALFSKASFGIEKESQRITGEGTIAKTNHPTVFGNRSFHPYIQTDFAESQPELITPPVQSIEETYEWLMAIHDVVLRSLPEDEYLLPCSIPPTMPLGEEIKVAKLDNADDVAYREYLVSVYGNKKQMVSGIHFNFELNPALIKELHQLSGSGGTLKAFQSDVYLKMAHNFIRHQWIMTYLMGGSISADSSYFEKESQHELPPDGYTRSIRSSKYGYVNNTDVHVSFESIDAYVQDIEGMVTTGKLIAEKEFYSTVRFRGANKARDLLTNGIAYLEFRLFDLNPFAEFGMHKEDMYFIHYFLLYLLWIETDASEKEMKIGKEMNYATALENPLQPSAFQAEGLTFLEGMLQMLEAIGAEEKISAIVKEKIEAFHNPEKTVAGQMAIAVDAAETKTVWATALAKKYKEAAWKRPYALRGFEDMELSTQILLFDAIQKGLKINMLDRYDQFISLTYKNHREYVKKGNMTAKDSYIGPLIMENKVVTKKILAENGFAVPDSGEYHAAEAALRDYPIFAGKGIVVKPKSTNYGLGISIFKDGASFESYEKAIHMAFEEDEDVLVEDYLSGTEYRFFVIGNETKAVLLRVPANVVGDGSRTIRQLVEEKNKDSLRGKNHRTPLALIGTGELEKLTIQGQGYTFDSIPPAGVTVRLRDNSNISTGGDSIDVTDQMHDSYKKLAVQMAAALGVAVCGVDIIIPDHSVPAAQVEPNYGVIEANFNPAMLIHIYPYKGKSRRLTMEILRLLFPEMQLEEE, encoded by the coding sequence ATGACAGATTTCAAAGAGATTATAGTAACACATAAATTATCGGCATTATTTTCGAAAGCCTCTTTTGGAATCGAAAAAGAAAGCCAACGGATAACGGGCGAGGGCACAATCGCCAAGACAAACCACCCGACCGTATTCGGTAATCGCAGTTTCCATCCCTACATACAGACCGACTTTGCGGAAAGCCAACCGGAATTGATCACACCACCAGTGCAATCGATCGAGGAAACATATGAATGGCTGATGGCTATCCATGATGTCGTGCTGCGCTCCTTACCTGAAGATGAATATTTGTTGCCTTGCAGCATCCCGCCGACCATGCCACTGGGCGAAGAAATCAAGGTAGCCAAATTGGATAATGCGGATGACGTCGCCTACCGGGAATATCTGGTGTCGGTATACGGGAACAAGAAGCAGATGGTCAGCGGCATTCATTTCAACTTCGAATTGAATCCTGCCCTCATCAAAGAGCTTCATCAGCTTTCCGGGTCTGGCGGAACGCTCAAAGCATTCCAATCGGATGTCTACTTGAAGATGGCGCATAACTTCATCCGTCATCAATGGATCATGACCTACCTTATGGGAGGATCCATATCCGCCGACAGCTCCTACTTCGAAAAGGAGTCACAGCATGAATTGCCTCCGGACGGGTACACAAGAAGCATCCGCAGCAGCAAGTACGGATACGTCAATAATACGGACGTGCATGTTTCTTTTGAATCGATTGATGCTTATGTGCAGGATATCGAGGGGATGGTGACTACCGGCAAGCTCATTGCCGAAAAAGAATTTTATTCCACTGTCCGCTTCAGAGGGGCAAACAAAGCGCGTGATTTGTTGACGAACGGCATCGCCTATCTCGAATTCAGGTTGTTCGATCTGAATCCATTTGCTGAGTTCGGTATGCACAAAGAGGACATGTACTTCATCCATTATTTCCTGCTCTATTTATTGTGGATCGAGACCGATGCCAGCGAAAAAGAGATGAAAATCGGGAAAGAAATGAACTATGCGACTGCCTTGGAGAACCCTTTGCAGCCATCCGCGTTCCAAGCGGAAGGGCTGACCTTCCTGGAAGGGATGCTGCAGATGCTGGAAGCGATCGGCGCTGAAGAGAAGATTAGCGCAATCGTCAAAGAAAAAATCGAAGCATTCCATAATCCGGAAAAGACAGTGGCTGGACAGATGGCCATAGCAGTGGACGCGGCAGAGACAAAAACGGTTTGGGCAACCGCTTTGGCTAAGAAGTACAAAGAGGCTGCCTGGAAACGGCCTTATGCTTTGAGAGGCTTTGAAGACATGGAACTCTCCACGCAGATTCTGCTGTTCGACGCCATCCAAAAGGGTTTGAAGATCAATATGCTCGACCGGTATGATCAATTCATCTCGCTGACTTACAAAAACCATCGTGAATACGTGAAAAAAGGCAATATGACGGCAAAGGACAGCTATATCGGCCCGCTTATCATGGAAAACAAGGTCGTCACCAAAAAAATATTGGCGGAGAACGGATTTGCGGTTCCGGACAGCGGAGAGTACCACGCTGCGGAAGCAGCCTTGCGCGACTATCCTATCTTTGCCGGGAAAGGCATCGTCGTCAAACCAAAATCCACGAACTATGGGTTGGGGATCTCCATCTTCAAAGACGGCGCTTCCTTTGAGAGTTATGAGAAAGCCATCCATATGGCATTTGAAGAAGACGAAGATGTGCTTGTGGAAGATTACTTGTCCGGCACCGAGTACCGTTTCTTTGTCATCGGAAACGAAACGAAGGCCGTATTGCTGCGCGTGCCCGCCAATGTGGTAGGCGACGGCAGCCGGACGATCCGCCAATTGGTCGAGGAAAAGAACAAGGACAGCTTGCGCGGAAAAAATCATCGTACCCCGTTGGCATTGATCGGGACCGGGGAACTCGAGAAGTTGACGATCCAAGGCCAAGGGTATACTTTCGACAGCATTCCGCCGGCAGGAGTGACTGTCCGGTTGAGGGATAATTCGAACATCAGCACCGGCGGCGATTCGATTGATGTTACGGATCAGATGCACGACAGCTACAAAAAACTGGCGGTGCAGATGGCAGCCGCGCTGGGTGTAGCGGTCTGCGGAGTGGACATCATCATTCCGGATCATTCGGTCCCGGCCGCGCAAGTGGAGCCAAATTATGGGGTGATCGAGGCGAACTTCAACCCTGCCATGCTGATCCATATTTATCCATACAAAGGGAAAAGTCGCCGTTTGACGATGGAAATCCTGCGCTTATTGTTCCCGGAAATGCAGCTGGAGGAAGAGTAG
- a CDS encoding cysteine desulfurase family protein, with translation MIYFDHAATTPVRPEVVAVIQESLIEDYGNPSSTYALGRQTRQHIDQARRIFAASIKANPADIIITSCGSESNNAAIIPTALALKGKGKHLITSAAEHHAVLHPMHYLETLGFEVTYLPVDDTGKVTVEALIDAIREDTILVSLMYANNEVGSINPIAEIGALLAEKNILFHTDAVQAYGSEQIDVEQQHIDLLSVSAHKINGPKGIGFMYRKNSLHLPNFIHGGSQENDHRGGTENTPYIKGFAKAVALMEAERKESNRKKRELGAYFLKGLEKIGLPFECNGVYPEGVPHILNLWLPGMRSDKLLIQCDLKGIMLSAGSACTAGSLEPSHVLEAMYGKGNPRATESLRISFGSDNTTDEVDTLITLLQSIHNKQYKNG, from the coding sequence TTGATTTATTTCGACCATGCCGCTACCACACCAGTGAGACCTGAAGTTGTTGCGGTCATTCAGGAGTCGCTTATCGAAGATTACGGGAATCCTTCCAGCACCTATGCGTTGGGGCGACAAACAAGACAGCATATCGACCAAGCCCGCAGAATTTTTGCGGCGTCGATCAAAGCGAATCCGGCTGATATCATCATCACAAGCTGCGGCTCCGAATCCAACAATGCCGCAATCATACCGACTGCGTTGGCTCTGAAGGGAAAAGGCAAACACCTGATCACATCTGCAGCGGAACACCACGCAGTCCTCCATCCGATGCACTATCTGGAAACGCTAGGATTTGAGGTGACCTATCTGCCGGTGGATGATACCGGAAAAGTAACCGTAGAGGCCTTGATCGATGCGATCCGGGAGGATACGATCCTCGTCTCGTTGATGTACGCCAACAACGAAGTGGGCAGCATCAATCCGATTGCCGAAATCGGTGCGCTATTGGCGGAGAAGAACATCCTTTTCCATACTGATGCCGTTCAAGCCTACGGCAGCGAGCAGATTGATGTCGAGCAACAGCATATCGATCTGTTGTCCGTTTCCGCACATAAGATCAATGGTCCCAAAGGAATCGGATTTATGTACCGCAAAAACAGCCTGCATCTGCCTAACTTCATCCATGGCGGCAGCCAAGAGAACGACCACCGCGGCGGTACGGAAAATACGCCTTACATCAAGGGGTTTGCCAAAGCCGTCGCACTGATGGAAGCGGAGCGTAAAGAGAGCAACCGCAAAAAACGTGAATTGGGCGCTTATTTCCTGAAGGGACTTGAAAAAATCGGACTCCCGTTTGAGTGCAACGGTGTCTATCCGGAAGGGGTGCCGCACATCTTGAACCTTTGGCTGCCCGGTATGCGTTCCGACAAACTGCTGATCCAGTGCGACCTCAAAGGAATCATGTTGTCGGCCGGATCCGCCTGTACAGCCGGCAGCCTTGAACCGAGTCACGTATTGGAAGCGATGTACGGAAAAGGTAATCCACGCGCAACGGAATCCCTGCGCATTTCGTTCGGATCGGATAACACAACCGATGAGGTGGACACATTGATCACATTGCTGCAAAGCATCCACAACAAGCAATACAAGAACGGCTGA
- a CDS encoding cysteine desulfurase: MAFEKNVSLKGSGKTFRLNEQVKRYTLRDNGFEETKNGNFQLVRDLDSSVLHKQGIKVKIVVAADLKTFKVSTTTSNGLQTVDVYGKETMTAAKEQLEYILDSLVENGVLTEAA, translated from the coding sequence ATGGCATTCGAAAAAAATGTATCTTTAAAGGGATCAGGCAAAACCTTTCGATTGAATGAACAGGTGAAGCGATACACTTTGCGCGACAACGGCTTTGAAGAAACCAAAAACGGCAATTTCCAACTGGTCCGTGATTTGGACAGCAGCGTGCTGCATAAGCAAGGGATCAAAGTGAAAATCGTCGTTGCTGCCGATCTGAAAACATTCAAAGTTTCCACCACGACGAGCAACGGATTGCAGACAGTGGATGTCTACGGCAAGGAAACCATGACGGCTGCGAAAGAACAGTTGGAATATATTTTGGACAGTTTGGTCGAAAACGGCGTCCTGACTGAAGCGGCGTAG
- a CDS encoding formate/nitrite transporter family protein has product MTTVDKSALKKSHLFETSQVKYFIRCMLAGMFLTLGTSIAVMVAEKAEHMLPGSGKFFYSFMFAWSLVMINYMNTELGTSNMMYMTAAVYRKVLVPKRALAILFACILFNLIGGAIASFVMSFTNIFQDLPAEHFLFHAVEGKLLKTPVQMVAEGIFANVIVNTTVFVSAHMKDDAGKLFSTIFIIFIFAFLGFEHVIANFSSFSLAFFAFGGALPGMTVGSVLTNWFFAMIGNYIGGGLIIGLLYAWMNKGSEVYVD; this is encoded by the coding sequence ATGACTACTGTTGATAAAAGCGCCCTAAAGAAGTCACATTTATTTGAGACTTCACAAGTAAAATATTTCATCAGATGTATGCTTGCCGGTATGTTTTTGACATTGGGTACATCAATCGCTGTTATGGTCGCTGAAAAAGCAGAACATATGCTGCCAGGTAGCGGGAAATTTTTCTATTCATTCATGTTTGCATGGTCTTTGGTCATGATCAATTACATGAACACGGAATTGGGTACATCCAATATGATGTACATGACGGCAGCTGTTTACCGCAAGGTGCTGGTACCAAAAAGAGCTTTAGCAATTTTATTCGCTTGTATCCTTTTCAACCTTATCGGGGGTGCAATCGCATCATTCGTTATGTCATTCACGAATATTTTCCAAGATCTGCCGGCTGAGCATTTCCTGTTCCATGCAGTTGAAGGGAAATTGCTGAAAACGCCTGTTCAGATGGTAGCCGAAGGTATCTTCGCGAATGTTATCGTGAATACGACAGTATTTGTGAGCGCCCATATGAAGGATGACGCCGGCAAACTTTTCTCGACCATTTTCATCATCTTCATCTTTGCATTTTTAGGCTTTGAGCACGTTATCGCCAACTTCTCTTCCTTCAGCCTTGCGTTTTTCGCATTCGGCGGCGCTTTGCCAGGGATGACGGTCGGCAGCGTGCTGACGAACTGGTTCTTCGCTATGATCGGAAATTACATCGGCGGCGGATTGATCATCGGTTTGCTTTACGCATGGATGAACAAAGGTTCCGAAGTTTACGTAGACTAA
- a CDS encoding xanthine phosphoribosyltransferase: MKLLEERILKDGIVLGDNVLKVDNFLNHQIDPVLMQQLGDEFARYFADKKITKILTVETSGIVPAVFTGLALGVKVVFARKQKSLTMKDNLYSATVYSFTKDVTNEITISKNYLDADDNVLIIDDFLANGQATNGLMEICNQAGAEIAGVGIVIEKSFQKGRKILEEQGIDVYSLARIKSFEDGTVQFIEE, translated from the coding sequence ATGAAATTGCTTGAAGAGCGCATATTGAAGGATGGCATTGTGTTGGGGGACAACGTGCTGAAAGTGGATAATTTCTTGAACCATCAGATCGACCCGGTACTGATGCAACAATTGGGGGATGAATTTGCAAGGTATTTTGCAGACAAAAAAATCACCAAGATTCTGACTGTAGAGACATCCGGCATTGTGCCTGCGGTATTCACTGGTTTGGCGTTGGGCGTGAAAGTTGTTTTTGCAAGAAAACAAAAAAGCCTGACGATGAAAGACAATCTGTATTCGGCCACCGTCTACTCCTTCACGAAAGATGTCACCAATGAAATCACAATCTCCAAAAACTATTTGGATGCGGACGACAATGTGCTGATCATCGACGACTTTTTGGCGAATGGACAGGCAACAAACGGCTTGATGGAGATCTGCAACCAAGCCGGAGCGGAGATTGCCGGTGTCGGTATCGTCATCGAAAAATCCTTCCAAAAAGGCAGAAAAATTTTGGAAGAACAAGGCATCGATGTCTATTCATTGGCGCGCATCAAGTCCTTTGAAGATGGAACGGTACAGTTCATCGAAGAGTAG
- a CDS encoding aminotransferase class I/II-fold pyridoxal phosphate-dependent enzyme, with protein MRIETQCLHEGYHPGNGEPSALPIYQSTTYRYDSTEHIGKLFDLTAAGHMYSRISNPTVAAVEEKIAAMEGGVGALCTTSGQAATMISLMNILKEGDHFISTASIYGGTINLFAVTLKRFGIECTFVDQELPEEEIQKMFKANTKAVFGETIANPALSVLDIEKWAAIAHKNNVPLIVDNTFPTPYLCRPFEFGADIVVHSTSKYMDGHAVQMGGVIVDSGNFDWKNGNFPEFTEPDESYHGIVYTDSFEKAAYITKARVQMMRDMGAYPTANAAFLLNLGLETLPVRMDRHCSNALKVAEYFKKSEKVEFVNYPGLEGDKYHELANKYLPLGTCGVISLSIEGSRENAIKFMDSLKLASNEVHVADIRTCVLHPASSTHRQLTDEQLAAAGITPGLIRFSVGLENVDDIIEDIEQALATLHLDAKPYTV; from the coding sequence ATGAGAATTGAAACACAATGTTTACACGAAGGGTATCATCCAGGGAACGGGGAGCCAAGCGCACTGCCGATATACCAAAGCACTACTTACAGATATGACTCCACGGAGCATATCGGGAAATTATTCGACTTGACGGCTGCCGGACACATGTATTCGCGCATCTCAAATCCTACTGTTGCAGCTGTGGAAGAGAAAATTGCGGCGATGGAGGGTGGAGTAGGGGCTTTGTGCACAACATCCGGACAGGCAGCCACCATGATCAGTTTGATGAATATCCTGAAGGAGGGCGATCATTTCATCAGCACCGCCTCCATTTATGGCGGAACCATCAATCTGTTTGCTGTAACTTTGAAGCGATTCGGAATCGAATGCACCTTTGTCGATCAGGAACTGCCTGAAGAAGAAATCCAAAAAATGTTCAAAGCGAACACGAAAGCTGTATTCGGCGAAACCATCGCAAACCCGGCCTTGTCCGTTCTGGATATCGAAAAATGGGCAGCGATTGCGCACAAAAACAATGTGCCATTGATCGTGGACAACACCTTCCCGACGCCATACCTCTGTAGGCCATTCGAGTTTGGAGCCGACATCGTGGTCCATTCAACTTCGAAGTACATGGATGGCCATGCTGTGCAGATGGGCGGGGTCATTGTCGACAGCGGCAATTTTGACTGGAAGAACGGAAATTTCCCGGAATTCACCGAACCGGACGAATCATACCACGGCATCGTCTATACGGACAGCTTCGAGAAAGCTGCGTATATCACAAAAGCACGGGTACAGATGATGAGGGATATGGGTGCGTACCCAACCGCCAATGCCGCCTTCTTGCTGAATCTGGGGCTTGAAACGCTGCCTGTACGGATGGATAGACACTGCAGCAACGCTTTGAAAGTCGCTGAATATTTCAAAAAATCCGAAAAAGTCGAATTTGTGAATTATCCGGGCTTAGAAGGAGACAAATACCACGAATTGGCAAATAAATATCTGCCGCTCGGAACGTGCGGCGTCATTTCGCTCTCGATCGAAGGCAGCAGAGAAAATGCCATCAAATTCATGGACAGCCTGAAGCTGGCTTCCAATGAAGTCCATGTGGCCGACATCCGGACTTGCGTGCTCCATCCGGCGAGTTCGACCCACAGACAGCTGACCGATGAACAATTGGCGGCAGCGGGCATCACGCCTGGCCTGATCCGCTTTTCGGTAGGGCTTGAAAACGTGGATGATATCATCGAAGACATCGAACAAGCTCTGGCAACCCTGCATTTGGATGCGAAGCCTTATACAGTCTGA
- a CDS encoding TraX family protein, which translates to MAYNNKTALIKWIAILTMTIDHIGYYLFPSLLFLRIVGRIAFPCFLYTTVKGVRETRDFRKYLLRLVLTGVISIPITAQTGNVFNILFTLALFALSIKDYRFILPALFLVQFTEYGLYGLLMGWTIYVLSEKHTGAGITSFLLVNALQFPSLQGFAALALIPLLLPVTFPIRPLPKWAGYAYYPIHQVILMLIARLM; encoded by the coding sequence GTGGCTTACAACAATAAAACGGCACTCATCAAATGGATTGCGATCCTCACCATGACGATCGACCATATCGGTTATTATCTGTTCCCTTCATTACTTTTTTTGCGTATTGTCGGACGCATCGCTTTCCCTTGTTTTTTGTATACGACCGTGAAAGGGGTCAGGGAAACGCGTGATTTCCGCAAATATCTGCTGCGTTTGGTCCTGACCGGTGTCATCAGCATACCGATAACCGCCCAGACAGGGAATGTCTTCAATATCCTGTTCACGCTGGCTCTTTTTGCCTTATCGATCAAAGACTACCGGTTCATCCTGCCGGCACTCTTTTTGGTCCAATTTACGGAATACGGTTTGTATGGCTTGTTGATGGGCTGGACAATCTATGTGCTGTCGGAAAAACATACCGGAGCGGGAATCACCTCATTTTTGCTGGTGAATGCCTTGCAATTTCCCTCTCTGCAGGGGTTCGCTGCCTTGGCGCTCATTCCGCTGCTTCTGCCGGTTACTTTCCCGATCAGGCCGCTGCCGAAATGGGCAGGGTATGCCTACTATCCGATCCATCAAGTTATCCTTATGCTTATCGCCAGGTTGATGTGA
- the mnmA gene encoding tRNA 2-thiouridine(34) synthase MnmA, with protein sequence MQDNSKIRVVVGMSGGVDSSVTALLLKEQGYDVIGIFMKNWDDTDEFGFCTATEDYKDVQAVAQQIGIPYYSVNFEKEYWDKVFQYFLDEYKKGRTPNPDVMCNKEIKFKAFLDYAMELGADYVATGHYAQVVRDEDGTAHLLRGVDDNKDQTYFLNQLSQEQLSKTMFPLGGIKKPEVRRIAEEAGLATAKKKDSTGICFIGEKNFKEFLTNFLPAIPGKMVTLSGDVMGEHAGLMYYTIGQRKGLGIGGGGESDDPWFVIGKDLATNTLYVGQGYHHENLYADSLDATDIHFTSEGKKPSVFTCTAKFRYRQKDTAVTVYLNEDQTTARVEFAEPVRAITPGQAVVFYDGMECLGGGTIDKAYQGERTLQYI encoded by the coding sequence ATGCAAGACAATTCAAAAATACGCGTGGTGGTCGGAATGAGCGGTGGCGTTGATTCTTCTGTCACAGCGTTGCTTTTGAAGGAACAAGGCTACGACGTCATCGGCATTTTCATGAAGAATTGGGATGATACGGATGAATTCGGCTTTTGTACAGCAACGGAAGATTATAAGGATGTGCAAGCTGTCGCGCAGCAGATCGGTATTCCATATTATTCCGTCAATTTCGAAAAGGAATACTGGGATAAGGTCTTCCAATATTTCCTGGATGAATATAAGAAGGGACGGACGCCGAATCCGGATGTCATGTGCAACAAAGAAATCAAATTCAAGGCTTTCCTGGATTATGCGATGGAACTGGGGGCGGATTATGTCGCTACCGGGCACTATGCGCAAGTCGTCCGTGACGAAGACGGCACCGCTCATCTGCTCAGAGGTGTGGACGACAACAAGGACCAAACCTATTTCCTGAATCAGCTATCCCAGGAGCAACTGTCCAAAACGATGTTCCCGCTGGGCGGGATCAAAAAGCCGGAAGTGCGCCGCATTGCTGAAGAAGCGGGCTTGGCGACAGCCAAGAAAAAAGATTCGACAGGCATCTGTTTCATCGGCGAAAAGAACTTCAAAGAATTCTTGACGAACTTTCTGCCGGCGATCCCGGGGAAAATGGTCACTTTGAGCGGCGATGTGATGGGTGAGCATGCCGGATTGATGTACTACACGATCGGGCAAAGAAAAGGTCTGGGAATCGGCGGCGGCGGGGAATCCGATGATCCATGGTTCGTGATCGGCAAGGACCTGGCGACCAACACGCTCTACGTGGGCCAAGGCTACCATCATGAGAACCTGTACGCCGACAGTCTGGATGCTACCGATATCCATTTCACCTCCGAAGGCAAGAAACCATCCGTCTTCACCTGCACGGCAAAATTCCGTTATCGTCAAAAAGACACTGCGGTCACCGTTTATCTGAACGAAGACCAAACGACCGCCCGTGTGGAATTTGCGGAGCCGGTCCGCGCCATCACACCAGGCCAAGCAGTCGTATTTTATGACGGCATGGAGTGTCTGGGTGGGGGAACGATCGACAAGGCTTATCAAGGCGAACGCACCCTGCAGTACATCTAA